ATTTCAGCCTCTTATAACACacgagaggagagagagaagactATGGAGTATCTCGGTGGCGTATGTATCGTCACTTCATTTAGTTTTAATTCTCTGTACATTCAGGAGCTGCGTAATCTGATTTTAGCTATAGTGAGAAGGCTGGAACATCTATATATAGACTCGAGTGCAGCATTTGGTATTTTTTGTAACAGCCATTTCATGTGCATGTGAATATGGGCTGAAAAGTACATCAGAATGATAAACCATGTCCACTCAGGCTTTTATGTTTGAACTTGGAGCATAATTATAACTTGCAGAAGTGAAAAATAGTCAAACCAAGCCTGAAGATAACCATAACTTTGCTTTTAGATATACTAAAATTAATGTAGTCATTCATTCTTAACAACACATTGGTATTTCAAAGCATCTCTGAAAgcgtttgcttctttttttttatgttacatTCAAGAAATCCTCTCAGAGTCGGCCTGTTTGGCAGAATCAACAGGATGCATTACACATGGCACATGAATAGACAACTGAaagcatttattttattctgaaattttATGCACTTCCAAGTTGATGTTGGAAAACCCACGAAAAGGCTATAGATttcttaaattcagttttatttatatagcgccaaatctcGACAACACTCACCTCCGGGTGCTTGATATAAGAGAAAGACCCTGGAATTATAGTATAGAAAACCCTAACAATCAAACGACTGCCTCTAAGtaagtggaaaagaaaaactcccttttaacaggaagaaacctccaacagcgCCTGGCTTAGGGAGAAGTGTAAACGTGTCGTAATCGTTTCAGAGCagttaaaactttcctttctgtcattttaaaGCAGTTTACACATTTAATCACTGAGATATTTTAATATAAGCAAAAGAAGCACAATTTCAAATGaacatctcagtttttctacatcataaataaatgttgtttCAGTAAATCAAAGAAGTGACACAAAAAACTCATATTAGTACTCAGTACTTTACTAGTGTAAGCTAATTTATGGAGCCCTAACTCACTAAAATATCCTATTTGGCCACACATCCTGCATGTAATTCCTCCTTGTGATGATAATGATCAGCGACAGTTGGATTTTATTAGCAGTACAAACTAGAGAGCAAATTATTTTTCCTGTTTGGAAAACAGTTAACCTGGAGGTCTTTCAGTCCAAGACGATGCATTCATCACCCACCCACAAATTGTTGCTGCCATCAGGGTCAATCAAGCAACCTATGctagaaaaaaatacatttttgaacgAATGAGGATCACTGCCTCCCACAAACTCCTACAGTGCTCCTGTGGTGAAAGTGTGACAGAGCCTGACAGGTCAGACAGAGATTAAGCATGGCTGTGAGTTTGTCCCAGACTGAGATGAAGGCCCTGAATCGCTGCCCAAACACTGCTCCTGCAGTCCTGCCAGCAACGCAGCACAATTATCACACTGACTGCTGCCTCGATGGCAGCTCCAGTGAGATTCCTGCTTAAAGCGCTGCTGAGTGAGATACTAGAAGATAACATAGCAGTCATTCTGAGGATTAAGGAAAGAACAAAGTCATTTCCTCTCTCACCtcatagactcaaggacagtcTGTCTGTGTTCAGCAGCTTTCAGGTTCATCTGTTCTGTGATCAGATTTCTGGTTCCTGTAGAGCACAGGTTTTGGCCTCTGCTGCCACCTTTTTCTTACAGCTGCATTTTATGTTAAACGTtagctggaaagaaaaaaagaaacagatatTATTTAAATGTATATGTTTTGACCACTCCTGGCATTGACCTACTTTTAATTAGGGTGgatttgtgtcttttgtcctgtcctcctcccctcacccccaaacCAGTTGTGGCAGGGAACCTGGTTCTGCCACAGGTTTCTTTGtattaaaaggaagttttttccttcccattgtcacCAAGTGATTGGTAAAAGGcgtttttatataattttagtaTAATTTAGCATGGAAAGTATTTCAGTGGAAACAGTTGCTCTGGTTTGGGGGTAATTTTTGTGGCTgcttttattaaggctgttcCTCATCGAGCATCTCTTGTTGTCTTCCATGAATATCTTGTTGTGGTCGCTGTAAACAAGTGCGTATTGCCAGTCTCtctctgaataaataaataattggttttgttgttttgccaCTTGGGGGCAGTTGAATAACCTGTAAACACAAcatattattttcttattaaataATGATGGTGCAAAGGAGAGCAAACAGTTCCCTGTTTGTGTGATATTTAATGGGAGCCCACCTGCTGTATGTAACCTCTGACGCAGTGTACAGTAACAACTTGAAGAAAACACATGGCACTGCTCAGTGCTCTACCGTGTTTCACCAGCTAGTTAGACAATGTGGTCGTGGTGTTGGAAATGGTGTCAGGTCTCTCCTAAAAAACACCTCCTGCTGCCAAAAGCAACACAATTGAGGTTTGGTGATCCCAGCAGCAAGTTAGCTAAAATATcagcattgtttttcttttatcataGACTTCACTGCAGTGTTATAACTAATGAGGACTGCCCCATTTAGCTGATATTTATTACTGGTGTCCATTTAAAGGGAAAACTGTTGCCTGAGCTCAGCCACACAGACTACCAAGTTGTGCCCTCTAGAGGTGGAACATAATGTAACCATTTACAGTCACATGCATTACTTTTGGCTGAACCTGGTATAAAAGGCCAAAGCGATGGATGGAAAGGAGGTCAAATTCTTGCTTGCTCACGTCCTCTCTTCTACTTTCTTCCTCCACTTTCCATTTTCTCcttattttctcttcttctgctGTCCTTCATCAACCTGACTTAGATTTCCTTTGCTTCCTTTTTTATTCTTCTCGTCTTGGCACTCTTTTTGTCACTTTGAGTGCgacattttactttttcattGAGCTATCTCTGTGagtcattgtttgttttttcaagctGTCCTTTTAGCTCTGTAGGATATTTGTCTCCATCTGTTTCATCTTGGTCAGGTTCTTCAGCTTTATCCATACCAGCATTATTTCAGTCTTTAATACTGGTAAATGTCTCCAACGTTATCCTTGGggtttattagattttttttcatggcCCCAGTGAGCTGCATGTACAAATAGGTTTTCAGGGTGAGGTTGGCCACTACAGGTTCACTATGATGACCCTCCTCAGTTTTTCGGGACATGTGATTCAGGGTTGGATCTGTCATCAAGGGCTGATTGTGGCCTAGAGTATACAGGGAACTACCCTGGCCaccatttctctctctcctcctctcctccataTGGCAGACAGGCTTCTGGGCTGATGGCCAGAGGCAGTTTGCTTGCTCATTCAAGTGTACATACCACACCACTGATTTACTGAGTTTAcagtttttatctttttgtaaataaatagttcaTGCTTAGCGTACTTGCACGAACAATCTCTTTTGTTGCAAGCTGGAGACACTTATGGATTCCTCCCGAATTTAACATCGTAAATTTTTCATGCACTTGAAGTTACACCCAAACACTGATCTGGTTTTAGCACAGAGGTaaaaacagcacacagaaaacacaccaactgTTTAAACAGAGACGTGTTAAAAATATCAGCTCAGCAACAGAAGTACATTTTCTCTTTAATATTGGTACATGGAcaacaaaaggctggaaaagtaagaagcactaaaaagaaacagctgaagtTCAGTTTTGCAACTAACTAGGTTAATTGCCAACAGATCGGTTACACCATTGGGTGTAAAGAACATATTAGAGCTGCAGAGTTTCTGAGGATTGAAGATGGGCAGAAGTTCATTAGTCAGCAGAAAAACTGGGTCTATAAATTGTGGAaaaatttcagaataatgttcctCAATGTAAAATTGTGGAAATGGTGAGTATCTCGTCTTCTACAGTACATGGTATCATCAAAAGATCTTATCTTCTATAATCTGGAGAACTCTCTGTGTGTCATGGTCCCAGGACTTCTGACCTGATGTTTTGAGTTTTGACATTCTGTATTAAGTTCATTTGTATTCTTAAGATCCCTAGGTTTTCTGTTCAGTATTGCTTATTAGATTTCCCCCCTGTGTTGTCctctgtgtctccctctgtgtgaCTGTGGATATAGTGATTTGAGTTATTGCGCTTTGCTTCCACACCTTgtgtgttctctctctctctgcctctcttggctatCTCTGTGTACTTTCTGTGTTATGTTTAAGGTCCGCATCTTGGCAtcagcattttcagtttgtgtCCTTCCCACTCTGTCATGTGTAATTGTCCTCAGCTGTGTTCTCCGTGTGcttccacttccctcgttaccttctgtgtatttatgtcagcgttccccctctgttctgtgtcgTGTtatccctcatgctgtgtgagCCTTTGTGTGCCTCTCTGTGAAACTTTAGGTTATATTTTCCTAGTTTAGTTCATCATTAGTTGTATCATTTTCCTGAGTCTACAATAAACTGCCTTTTTGAGTTGATTCACGTGTTGCGAGTCCTGTATTTTGGGTCCAATCTCTTGCCTGCACGCAGTGATTCATGACACTCTGAACAAGGGACAAGTGTGAAAATCAATATTAGATGACTGTGATCTTTGAACGTCTTCAGGCAGCACTGTGGCAGCACAGTCGTGACTATTTCATGCAAATCCCTGCATAGGCACAGTTCACTTCATCAACAAGTGCAGGTTAAAGCTGCAatcatgcaaagaagaagccatatgtgaAAATGATATAGAAATGCTGCTGTGTTCTCTGAATTAAGACTCATTTAATATGGTTTAAGgtaaagtggaaaactgttctaTTCTCATGGGCACATCTGGAAAGGTGCCATCAGTGCTGAAAGGCTTTAGGCCAAAATTTACTCCCATCCACAGGGAAGGCCTTGCATATttcaacaagccaaaccacacagtgCACGTGTTCATAGTATAAGAGTCTGGGTGCTAAACTGGCCTGGTTAAATCCTACATCAGACAAGAATGAGACAACATTCCTCTCCTAGAATTCCAGCAGTTCAACTGGTCTCCCCCATTCCCAAACATTTACAAACTATAAGGAAAGGAGATAAtacacagtggtaaacatggcCCTCCTGTCCTAACTTTAAATCTGTTTGCTGCTATCAAATTTAGGATGAGCTAAAATTGTACatcttctctgttttctcagttttactgtaaataaaatatgggtttatgagatttgtgAATCATTgcactctgtttttatttacattttacacagcatcccagcaATTTCAGAATTAGGGGTTTGAAAAGAAGATGCTGTCATCTTGACCCCTGTCAGTCAGCaaagatgggcagtaacgcgttacttgtaaagcgttactgtaatccgattacttttttcaagtaacgagtaaagtaagggattactattgcaaaaacggtaattagattaccgttactttcccgtaggaacgctgcactactgtgttgattttttttgcgaggatgtctcatgacagtgacgtaagcgagtgcaacATTTGTGACAACAGACGTGTGCAgataaacaatggataatatatcgagtgcagagagagtatgagcgtgcagcgtttaaagcgtggaagtactgaccttactttgagtttgattccataaaaagtgacaaaaacattagcgtccgctgctcactgcgtgggaagaaaacttctttttacagcgaaaaaccccctaaactttcAAGCAAGCGCAGAGTGCGCTACAACGTAATggtaaattcacagagaaactcgcggattcttcaactgaccgctgcggctcacctgcaccagggcaaacctccgcctacccaactcctgctttacaggtgaaaatagagcaacaggaccactagtctttgattttatttattttctgctgtgttttacttgcatctatttgaaagagtgagtgtaaacacagaaaaaatattttattttatgtgctggaatgtgcagaaaataggtttaaatgttaaacaaatttcttccagtcagtgaatgttgcatttaatttaatttttgcttgatgcatacagttaaaatattaaaactaataaaacaagttttaaaaagagacttttccattttttggggaagtaatcggtgattagttactgattacttttttcaagtaacttgaccaacactggtggacAGGCAGGGTGTTCCTTGAGATGCTTCATGAAACTGCAACCAGCATGTTGGAGTGACGTTCTGGTGACTCTGCTCTGTATTACGAAAATAAACCATGTAAAAGAACGTAAAACATTTCGGATTAACTTAAAttttgaaaatatcttaaaatatGGTGTCTTTATAGATAGATAAATAGTATTAATTTCCTCATATAGCAATGATTAGGGTTTTGGGACAAAGAGAACTGATTACAACCATAACCTAAGATAAATTACTCCAAACAACAACCTTGCATTTTAAAGTATGTAACTGACCCGACAATGAGAGTTGTGAAAGAGTCTCATACATATGCTACTTTCAGGTGCTCTCGGAAAAATATGAATGAGTAATGATTAAACCTACCCCTACGGCCCAGCTAAGTGATTAAGCAGAGTTTCATACATgattgtttaaatgttaaaatgttctCGTTTCATGCTTCACGTAATTCTGCACGAGCTTTAGAGCAGACTAATATGCTTGACGAATTTAAAGAAAGAGGGGACGTGAAGGCAACAAAAAAGACGTTCCCTGCGTCAAGCACGTAGGGGGCGTGGTCTCGGCTTACATCAGGagcacagacagcagcagcagttcacATAAAGTGACCGAGACTATTGTGGCTGTCAGAAATATCCAGGCAGAAACATGTCGGTGGCGTGTCTGAGTAgaaatgttttggcttttagGAATTCTAGTGTGATGGTggtaagtagaaaaaaaaacccccaacaaaaAACATCTAATTCGGTATTTGAAGGCTTCACTGACGTAACTATTAATGGCTTTTTTGTTGGTTCGTGCACTGTTTACTTTTTTGCTAGGCTACAGGATATTACCACAAAGTGTTTATGCCTATGTGTAGCATAGGCCTTTTTGTATCCTATGCCTATGTGTAAATCTGACAGTACTTGACAGAGTCAGCTGTCAAGCGAAAACTGTCGGATAACTTTTTCTCCTCGTAAAGACCTCTTTGTTGAGTGGTAGTGCACATAGGTTATACACTTCATAACTTCTAATAAATATATCAGCTATTAATGCATTAAATTGATATTTTATTGTCCTGGAAGAGTCAGTTAGATAACCAAAGTCCGCAAGGTGATGTAAcgctttcagttcagttctttcAGGCCTCCACTAGGGGGAGACTCCATACTATCTTACACAAAAGGAGCGTACAGTAAGTAACTGTGTTGTGTAAATACACAACGCGACAAAGACTGATCTGAGGGCATCTAAGTGTATTGTCTGTCATTATAACTGTAAATTAAATGCCCTTGTTGCTGTTGTTCATACGAGGGAATGCATTAGCACTCGTACTAGATAGACTCTTGTATTCCAGGATACTCCCAGATTAGTTTTACATGGCACCACCAACAGGAATGTCACATCATGAGGCGTCCCTTTGTACATATCTAATGTTTTTAATCGGACTGTACTGTTGTACTGTTCTTATTCAGATACCTTGGtaatgttcagttcagttcatttggGATTGTTTGTTTACTATCTGTGGTACAGATGGTGCGCCATGCTCAGACTGCAGCTGCTCCGGCTCCTGAACCCAGGATCAAAAAGTTCCAGGTTTACCGCTGGGACCCCGACAAGTCTGGAGACAAACCACGAATGCAGACGTATGAAATCGATCTCAACACGTAAGTCATGAACTGGTCATTGAACAGAAGGCTGCTGAGCAGTATGTTTACTTTTTACTGCACGTTTTATGCCATTGTCTAATCTACTGACGTGTCCTCATTATTACAGCTGTGGGCCGATGGTTCTGGATGCCCTCATTAAGATCAAGAATGAAATAGACCCCACGCTCACATTCAGACGTTCCTGCCGTGAGGGTAAGAGAGGCCATTTGGATTCTGTTTGCACATAATAATGTGAACAATTTCTGAATGAAAGAAATCAGTGACTTGGTTTCAGACTGACTGTCTGTGAATATCTCAAATATCTTCAGGTATCTGCGGCTCATGTGCCATGAATATAAATGGAGGAAACACTCTGGCGTGCCTTAACAAGATTGACGCCAACACTAGCAAACCCACCAAAATCTACCCGCTTCCACACATGTATGTCGTCAAAGATCTGGTGCCTGTAAGTACTGCTAGTCGAGAGAACCCATCTAAGTTTAAAAACAAGCGACGTGGAAGAAAGTATATTACAGTTTATTACATTCATCATGTGTCTCTCCTTATTACCACCAGGATATGAGCAACTTCTACGCGCAGTACAAATCCATCGAGCCCTACttgaaaaagaaagatgaatCTCAGGAGGGGAAGGAGCAGTATTTCCAGTCAGTGGAggacagacagaagctggtagaaaaagaaaaaaacttattCTTTTAATCTCTACGTGATTCACATGGTTAACACAAGCAACATTGAAGCCATGTGTCAGTACTGTATAACACGCTGAGAACTGATCGCGTAACCCAGAGATGTCAAACTTATTTTACACTGCTGACCACATACAGCCAACTTTTATATGTAGgccagaccagtgaaactccaCTTTCTGTCAGTCTTCAGAAGTTTAACTACAGATTTAATCAATGGGATATCTTATTATAAGATGAAGAAGCTTCATTTCAACAGTGTGCCTTGgtttttctacatgatgaagaaatgctgctgtagtaaattgaaagaaatctgtcagcctGACTCTTTCGGCTTAAATTGTAAGaagtaaatgtgtaaaattacagaaatctATAATGTAATTACTTTGCTGTATTGTGAGATGTCATGGGGGAACCTTTTGTCATTAGGAGAAGCTGTAAAACCTGAGAAAtgcagttaaaagtccaaatttctgtctttcttcaCACTGGGCCGATTCTGGCCCCCAGGCGTCATGCTTGACACCTCTGGTTTaaccattaaaataaataattaatttggTAGCAACGTTTTAGGAGCTGTTGCTAATTTGATTAAACAGGCAGAATAAGCTGGTATTTGACTGTCTAACATAACAGGATGGCCTGTACGAGTGCATCCTCTGTGCCTGCTGCAGCACCAGCTGTCCCAGCTACTGGTGGAATGGAGACAAATATCTTGGACCTGCTGTCCTCATGCAGGTAggtaatatattatattattattataatgttAGGGAgatagctctttttttttttttttaactgctggCGGAGATGCCATTGATACTGAATTTGGTGTCTTTATCCCACAGGCGTACCGGTGGATGA
This region of Maylandia zebra isolate NMK-2024a linkage group LG20, Mzebra_GT3a, whole genome shotgun sequence genomic DNA includes:
- the LOC101478036 gene encoding succinate dehydrogenase [ubiquinone] iron-sulfur subunit, mitochondrial, coding for MSVACLSRNVLAFRNSSVMVMVRHAQTAAAPAPEPRIKKFQVYRWDPDKSGDKPRMQTYEIDLNTCGPMVLDALIKIKNEIDPTLTFRRSCREGICGSCAMNINGGNTLACLNKIDANTSKPTKIYPLPHMYVVKDLVPDMSNFYAQYKSIEPYLKKKDESQEGKEQYFQSVEDRQKLDGLYECILCACCSTSCPSYWWNGDKYLGPAVLMQAYRWMIDSRDEFTEERLSKLQDPFSLYRCHTIMNCTKTCPKGLNPGKAIAEIKKMMATYKEKKAAAS